One Ricinus communis isolate WT05 ecotype wild-type chromosome 7, ASM1957865v1, whole genome shotgun sequence genomic region harbors:
- the LOC8286418 gene encoding cysteine proteinase COT44: MYNPLLKNQNSFHNISTMALPISLSTLLFLFFTLSSAWDMSILSHNHGHHHQSSWRSDNEVISMYNWWLAKHSKTYNKLGEREKRFEIFKNNLRFIDEHNNSKNRTYKVGLTRFADLTNEEYRAKFLGTKSDPKRRLMKSKNPSQRYAFKAGDVLPESIDWRQSGAVSAIKDQGSCGSCWAFSTIAAVEGVNKIVTGELISLSEQELVDCDRSYNAGCNGGLMDNAFQFIINNGGIDTDKDYPYQAVDGKCDTTKVKNKAVTIDGFEDVMAFDEMALQKAVAHQPVSVAIEASGMALQFYQSGVFTGECGSALDHGVVIVGYGTEDGIDYWLVRNSWGRDWGENGYIKMQRNVVDTFTGKCGIAMESSYPIKNTQNPVKISSV, translated from the exons ATGTATAACCCTCTTCTCAAAAACCAAAATTCTTTCCACAACATATCAACCATGGCATTACCCATATCATTATCAACccttctcttccttttcttcacTCTATCATCTGCCTGGGACATGTCCATCCTCAGCCATAACCATGGCCATCATCATCAATCAAGCTGGAGAAGTGATAATGAGGTCATTAGCATGTACAATTGGTGGCTTGCAAAGCATAGTAAAACGTACAATAAGCTAGgtgagagagagaagaggttTGAGATCTTCAAGAATAACTTGAGGTTTATTGATGAACACAACAACTCTAAGAATAGAACATACAAGGTTGGATTGACTAGGTTTGCTGATCTTACTAACGAGGAGTACCGTGCCAAATTCTTGGGCACAAAGAGTGATCCTAAGCGTAGATTAATGAAGTCCAAAAACCCAAGTCAGAGATACGCTTTTAAGGCCGGTGATGTGTTGCCGGAATCCATTGACTGGAGGCAGAGTGGAGCTGTTAGTGCGATCAAAGATCAAGGAAGCTGCG GTAGTTGCTGGGCATTCTCAACAATAGCTGCAGTAGAAGGCGTAAACAAGATAGTAACAGGGGAGCTAATATCTTTATCAGAACAAGAACTTGTAGACTGCGACAGGTCATACAATGCAGGTTGCAATGGAGGTCTGATGGATAATGCTTTCCAGTTCATCATCAACAATGGTGGCATTGACACCGATAAAGACTATCCATATCAAGCTGTTGACGGCAAATGTGACACTACCAAG GTGAAGAATAAGGCCGTCACCATTGATGGGTTTGAGGATGTTATGGCTTTCGATGAGATGGCCTTGCAGAAAGCTGTGGCACATCAGCCTGTCAGTGTTGCCATTGAAGCCAGTGGCATGGCTTTACAGTTCTACCAGTCG gGTGTATTCACTGGTGAATGCGGATCAGCCCTAGACCATGGAGTGGTTATTGTTGGCTATGGAACAGAAGATGGTATAGATTATTGGCTTGTTAGGAATTCATGGGGCCGTGATTGGGGTGAAAATGGATATATCAAAATGCAGCGTAATGTGGTTGACACATTTACTGGCAAATGTGGAATTGCGATGGAGTCTTCGTATCCAATCAAGAATACCCAAAATCCTGTTAAGATCAGCAGTGTTTGA
- the LOC107262651 gene encoding beta-1,4-xylosyltransferase IRX14: MKLSALHQSYMNRRSNSFRGSAPLDSSTESSIKSPAAIFWLILHGVCCLISLVLGFRFSRLVFLFLFSTSSVTLYTSPLRQLTTTSDLSLGVPSAPVINTELPPSINKTASSTSSRVIVGRHGIRIRPWPHPNPTEVMRAHQIIERLQREQRIQFGVKSPKSIIAVTPTYVRTFQMLHLTGVMHSLKLVPYHVVWIVVEAGGVTNETASIIAKSGVEIVHIGFNQRMPTTWDGRFKLEAKMRLRALRVVREQKLDGIVMFADDSNMHSMELFDEIQNVKWFGALSIGILAHSGGAVDDSLSFDKEVEKSTSSMPVQGPACNASDKLAGWHTFNSLPYEGKRAISIDDRAVVLPQKLEWAGFVMNSRLLWKDADDDKPDWVRDLDSLDEDIESPLSLLKDSSSVEPLGSCGRQVLLWWLRVEARSDSKFPPGWIINPPLEITVPSKRTPWPDTPPELPTAEKVVINISEQPVKHTKGRSSRSKRSSRSKRKHESKVVDPQGSARHSEQN, encoded by the exons atgaagctCTCGGCGTTACACCAGAGCTACATGAATCGGCGAAGCAACAGTTTCAGAGGATCAGCACCGTTAGATTCATCAACTGAAAGTTCAATTAAATCACCAGCAGCGATCTTTTGGCTTATATTACACGGTGTTTGTTGTCTCATTAGCCTCGTTCTAGGTTTCCGTTTCTCTCGTCTTGtctttctcttccttttctctACGTCCTCCGTTACTCTTTACACTTCTCCGCTCCGTCAACTCACTACCACATCTGACCTTTCTCTTGGCGTCCCGTCAGCTCCTGTTATCAACACCGAACTTCCTCCGTCAATTAACAAAACGGCGAGTTCAACTTCTTCTAGAGTTATCGTTGGTCGTCATGGGATCCGAATCCGGCCGTGGCCGCATCCGAACCCGACAGAGGTGATGAGAGCGCATCAAATAATTGAGAGATTGCAGAGAGAGCAAAGGATTCAGTTTGGAGTTAAAAGCCCAAAGAGTATTATTGCTGTAACGCCGACTTATGTACGAACTTTCCAGATGCTTCATTTGACTGGAGTTATGCACTCGCTTAAGCTTGTTCCTTACCACGTTGTTTGGATCGTTGTTGAGGCTGGTGGTGTTACCAATGAAACCGCTTCGATTATCGCGAAATCTGGTGTTGAGATTGTTCATATCGGGTTTAATCAGAGAATGCCGACTACTTGGGATGGACGCTTTAAATTAGAGGCTAAAATGAGACTTCGTGCTTTgag AGTTGTGAGAGAGCAGAAGCTGGATGGGATAGTGATGTTTGCGGATGATAGTAATATGCATAGTATGGAGCTCTTTGATGAGATCCAAAATGTGAAATGGTTTGGTGCTCTTTCTATTGGTATTCTTGCTCATTCAGGGGGTGCTGTTGATGACTCATTGTCATTTGATAAGGAGGTTGAGAAGAGTACGTCGTCCATGCCTGTTCAAGGTCCAGCTTGTAATGCATCTGATAAATTGGCTGGTTGGCACACATTTAACTCACTTCCTTATGAGGGAAAGCGGGCGATTTCAATTGATGATAGGGCAGTTGTGCTGCCTCAGAAGCTGGAGTGGGCTGGGTTTGTCATGAATTCGAGGTTGCTTTGGAAGGATGCTGATGATGATAAGCCTGATTGGGTTAGAGATTTAGATTCTCTTGATGAGGACATTGAGAGTCCTTTATCTCTTTTGAAGGACTCTTCTTCTGTGGAGCCACTAGGAAGCTGTGGTCGACAAGTTTTGCTTTGGTGGCTCCGTGTTGAAGCTCGTAGTGATAGCAAATTTCCTCCAGG ATGGATTATCAACCCACCCTTGGAAATCACTGTGCCATCAAAACGAACACCATGGCCGGATACTCCTCCTGAACTCCCTACTGCTGAAAAGGTGGTGATTAACATCTCAGAGCAACCTGTTAAGCATACAAAGGGCCGGTCATCCAGATCAAAACGCAGTTCTCGAAGTAAGAGAAAGCATGAATCAAAAGTGGTGGATCCGCAGGGTTCTGCAAGACATTCTGAGCAAAACTGA